The Synergistaceae bacterium DNA window CAAAGAGATAAGGCAAATTCTGTCTCTGTGAATTATATGGTCGTCGATGTGCCATCGGGCAGTTTTCCTGATGCCGGCCCGAAGGTCTTCTGCGGTCCCATCCGAGTTCTTTTCTCATCTTCGATGCTTCTGTCACTTATCTTTTGTCATGCCCAGGCCTGTCTTTCAGGATTTTTATCTGATTTTCGTATTTTAAGCCGTCCGGTTTGGGGCGGAGCAATATAAGCGACGGTTAGGCGGCAATATCGGGGGATTCCTTGACAATGGTGTCCTGCTGAATATACTGAGACCCAAGAACAGACTTGAACCATGTTATGTCCTATAAAACAAGGAGGGTTTGTTATGGAAATTTTAAGGACTTTCAGTTTTGCTCTGCCTTCACGCATTGAATACGGAACAGGCTGCATTTCGCGGCTCCCGGATGAGATATCCTTCCTGAAATCACAAAAACCACTTATCGTTACGGACAAGGGGATCAGTGCTTCCGGTTTGCTGGAGACTGTTACGAAATTTCTCGATGACGCGGGTGTAAAGTACGATATTTTCGACGGGACAGCCGCGAACCCCAGGGATGAAAACGTCCACGCCGGAGCCGATATGGCCCGTAAGCTCGGCACCGACTGCCTGATCGCCATAGGCGGCGGCAGTTCCATAGACTGTGCAAAGGGCATAAGCGTTATGGCGACGCATAGCGGAGTAATACAGGATTATCGCGGCGTAGAGAAGATACCAGGCGCCACCCTGCCTGTAATTACTGTCCCGACGACGGCCGGCAGCGGTTCTGAGGTCACGTTCAGCGCTGTTATTACCGACAGTGCAAAAAAGACAAAATTCTCGCTCCGCAGCACTAAAATAGCGGCGAAGGTCGCGATCTGCGATCCAAATCTGACTGTGTCGATGCCGAGATCCATCACAGCCTCGACAGGTATGGACGCGCTCACACACGCGATAGAGGGCTATACCGCCAACTGTTCGGAGCCTATATCCAGTGCTGCTGCGCTCTATTCCATCGAACTGGTATCCAAATACCTGCGCCGTGCGGTGAACGACGGGACGGATATAGAGGCAAGGGCTGGGATGCTTATGGCCAGCCTGCTGGGCGCCATATCATTCAGCCATTCCGACGTTGCGGCCGTACACTGCATAGCTGAGTCCCTCGGCGGCATGTATGACAAGCCGCACGGAGTATGCAACGCCGTCTGTCTCCCCGAGGTGATGGACTACAGCAAGGAGTATTGCATCGAAAAATATTCACGCGCGGCCAAGGCGATGGGGCTGACATTCTCCACCGAGGCGGAGGGAGCCGCCGCTTTGGTAGCCGCGGTACGGAAAATGTCCGAAGATGTAGGGATACCGCCATTTTCAACTTTCAATATCCCAAGATCCGCATACCGCGAGATCGCGCAAAAATCCTTCGAAAATCTCAGCAATGCAAGCAATCCGAGGCCATTGAGCGTTGACGATTATGTGGTGATCCTGGAGAGGCTGAGCGGAGAAGCCTGAGACGGGAAGGGGTTGTAAATGCAGCCGGACGATGGCAGACAACCGTAATGGCGCAGCTAAGTGCCCTATAAAATTTCTATCTCGGCAAAAACCACGTCAATTACTCTTTGCAATATGTCGTCTGGTATTTTTTCAATTATTTTGTAATTTCTCTGGTTTATGTCAAGAGCTTTAACATGTTCGCACAGGATGGCTCCTTGTGTCGAAGTTCTGATGTCAAGCGGGATGTGTAATGGAAAATTGTTTTGCGTGCCCGTGATCGGGCAGACTATCGTCATGTTTGTCTTTGTGTTGAAAAAATCATTGCTTATGACAACTGCCGGGCGGTATCCCGCCTGCTCGTGCCCTGCCTGTGGGTTGAATTCCAACTTTATTATGTCTCCCTGTTTT harbors:
- a CDS encoding iron-containing alcohol dehydrogenase produces the protein MEILRTFSFALPSRIEYGTGCISRLPDEISFLKSQKPLIVTDKGISASGLLETVTKFLDDAGVKYDIFDGTAANPRDENVHAGADMARKLGTDCLIAIGGGSSIDCAKGISVMATHSGVIQDYRGVEKIPGATLPVITVPTTAGSGSEVTFSAVITDSAKKTKFSLRSTKIAAKVAICDPNLTVSMPRSITASTGMDALTHAIEGYTANCSEPISSAAALYSIELVSKYLRRAVNDGTDIEARAGMLMASLLGAISFSHSDVAAVHCIAESLGGMYDKPHGVCNAVCLPEVMDYSKEYCIEKYSRAAKAMGLTFSTEAEGAAALVAAVRKMSEDVGIPPFSTFNIPRSAYREIAQKSFENLSNASNPRPLSVDDYVVILERLSGEA
- a CDS encoding type II toxin-antitoxin system PemK/MazF family toxin, which gives rise to MVVKQGDIIKLEFNPQAGHEQAGYRPAVVISNDFFNTKTNMTIVCPITGTQNNFPLHIPLDIRTSTQGAILCEHVKALDINQRNYKIIEKIPDDILQRVIDVVFAEIEIL